The following coding sequences lie in one Gadus morhua chromosome 20, gadMor3.0, whole genome shotgun sequence genomic window:
- the LOC115533056 gene encoding lactase-phlorizin hydrolase isoform X2, whose translation MRYMLWVVSMYLWLLSLFLNGYQTHVLEQNVLEDVRVLAGPLINQQSRKDGVNSAFDCTTASPPDGSRGYFEYLQGKGVTHFKVPLSWAQLLPTGLPSQPQPAVVRCYKALLNQLVEVGLQPLVILHGSTVPEELRRRYGGWESPELGQMFQQYAEFAFLEFGDLVQSWVTLNRLDELKSAELQNALHAHASAYNRYYELFPGKVRRLSVGFGTSAAYIISEFSMPTGTDFLSLHFEYDCTSQTNLYKELSTIQHSIGRTPLLINNMTVLECSSDKLQPLGRLLKVLKQNDLIIMGFDMEEMVRILETDDIQKSRVLYHPGIAISYQNVWDKFDDQITSNRDLLWNETFPDGFQWATSSDSFKVEGGWSEEGKGETIWDRFGHENKVFENQTADLACDSYHKIDYDLYLLRGLHVNTYQFSISWARLFPHGHQGSHSEKGALYYDKLINALIESGIRPVVTLHPGDLPQALQDLGGWTNPSIVEAFREYADFCFSRFGDRVKVWNTFSSPWVVSHAGYGTGEHPPGIKDYVVASYQATHNMLKSHAEAWHVYNDKHRKAQGGKVGIALNSDWAEPLDPSRPEDVAAAERYLQFMLGWFAHPIFVDGDYPALLKAQIEQKRKACLLSEPARLPVFTADESWRINGTADFFGLNHYTSRLVNNSVGGCTCGPNGVGDFQAHVDPSWSSTASDWIYSAPMGLRRLLNFISAEYLNVSKLPIYITGNGMPTEYSGDTLSDTSRINYIQSYVNETLKAIHIDRVNVQRFTVQSLMDGFEGPQGYSGRFGLHHVNFDLPDRPRTPKQSAYFYSKLIEDNGFGPARQRFKTHALKKYDSHKLPSLPASKVPSEASVVWRNFSSQTIFQRKLYHYGTFSKGFHWGVGSSAYQVEGGWNADGKGPSVWDTFSQKPGNIPDNANGNVACDSYHRLEEDLYMLRALKVKSYRFSLSWSRIFPNGHRASLNQKGVDYYNRIINGLVEHNITPMVTIFHWDLPQALQNINGWDNASMIETYNEFCDFCFATFGDRVKFWMTFNQPHTIAWSGYGLGQVPPNVKNPGDAPYRVAHNLLKAHAKAYHTYDDKYRKSQGGLVSIALNADWIEPKDVLVPREVMAADRALQFQLGWFAHPIFKNGDYPDAMKWQVGNKSEIQGLSVSRLPSFTEEDKAYIRGTADVFSINHHTTKIVRHVTPKLSPPSYEFDRDIVEEEDSDSPSTAISKQRAVAWGLRRLLIWIKEEYGDPEIYITDNGVATDTKSTIDDTGRVFYYKTYIDEVLKAHNLDGVKVRGYITSLMDSFEWLNGYKVGFGIHHVDFMKPNRPRTPKLSAHYYFQIIKDNGFPLPDDEKTLYGHFPKDFIWSTATASYQIEGGWRADGKGLSIWDKFAHTPLRVFNDDTGDIACDSYNKVEEDVAMLRELKVTHYRFSISWTRVLPDGTNKHINEAGLNYYNRLVDALLAANIQPHITLYHWDLPQALQDDGGWENPTIIDRFRDYADIMFSRLGPKVKFWITINEPYNIAMVGHGYGAAAPGISFRPGTLPYLVGHNLIKAHAEAWHLYNDKYRAQQGGLISITINSDWSEPRNPYKQEDIDAARRVVQFYIGWFAHPIFNGDYSDVMKTIIRDRSLAAGLSKSRLPEFTPEEIKRTKGTHDYFGFNHYTTVLAFPVDYGGLQHYDADSHLRRVSPSIIDSSMKSRTKMAVR comes from the exons ATGAGGTACATGCTCTGGGTTGTTTCCATGTACCTGTGGCTTCTGTCACTGTTTCTCAATGGCTACCAGACACATGTGCTAGAGCAAAATGTGCTGGAGGATGTCAGGGTACTGGCTGGTCCTTTAATAAACCAGCAATCAAGAAAAGATGGGGTAAACAGTGCCTTCGACTGCACTACAGCATCTCCACCAGACGGATCCAGAGGCTACTTTGAGTACCTCCAAGGTAAGGGGGTAACCCACTTCAAGGTGCCCCTGTCCTGGGCTCAGCTCCTGCCCACAGGACTTCCAAGCCAGCCCCAGCCAGCTGTAGTGAGATGCTACAAGGCCTTGTTGAACCAGCTGGTGGAGGTAGGTCTCCAACCTCTGGTTATCCTTCATGGTTCTACTGTACCAGAAGAGCTGAGAAGGAGGTACGGGGGCTGGGAGAGCCCTGAGCTGGGGCAGATGTTTCAACAATATGCAGAGTTTGCCTTCCTGGAGTTTGGCGATCTAGTGCAGTCCTGGGTGACACTGAATCGCCTGGATGAGCTGAAGAGTGCCGAACTCCAGAATGCACTCCATGCTCACGCCAGTGCCTACAACCGTTACTATGAATTGTTTCCTGGGAAAG TGAGACGTTTATCAGTTGGATTTGGAACGAGTGCTGCATACATAATCTCTGAATTCAGTATGCCTACAGGG ACAGATTTCTTGTCACTACACTTTGAATATGACTGTACCTCTCAAACAAACCTTTACAAGGAGTTGAGCACAATACAG CATTCCATTGGGAGGACACCTTTACTGATAAACAACATGACTGTTCTGGAATGTTCTTCAGATAAACTACAGCCCCTTGGCCGCCTATTAAAAG TTCTGAAACAAAATGACCTGATTATCATGGGATTTGACATGGAGGAGATGGTCAGAATACTTGAAACGGATGACATACAGAAAAG TAGAGTGCTATACCACCCAGGAATAGCAATCAGTTATCAGAATGTGTGGGATAAGTTTGATGACCAGATCACATCAAACCGAGATCTTCTCTGGAATGAAACTTTCCCTGATGGCTTTCAATGGGCCACGTCCAGCGATTCCTTCAAGGTAGAAGGGGGCTGGTCAGAAGAAGGGAAAGGAGAGACCATTTGGGATCGCTTCGGACATGAAAACAAAGTGTTTGAAAATCAGACGGCAGATCTGGCTTGTGACAGCTACCATAAGATTGACTATGATCTCTACCTCCTTCGCGGTTTACATGTCAACACCTACCAGTTTTCCATCTCCTGGGCCCGTCTGTTCCCTCATGGCCACCAGGGGAGCCATTCTGAGAAAGGAGCTCTTTACTACGACAAGCTGATCAATGCTCTGATTGAGTCTGGCATACGGCCTGTTGTCACCCTACACCCCGGGGACCTGCCACAGGCCCTCCAGGACTTGGGTGGATGGACCAACCCTTCCATCGTGGAAGCCTTCAGGGAATATGCAGACTTCTGCTTCTCCAGGTTTGGAGACAGAGTGAAGGTCTGGAACACGTTCAGTAGCCCCTGGGTGGTGAGCCATGCTGGGTATGGAACCGGTGAGCATCCCCCTGGGATTAAGGACTATGTGGTTGCCTCCTACCAG gCCACCCACAACATGCTGAAGTCTCATGCTGAGGCTTGGCATGTCTACAACGATAAACACAGGAAGGCACAGGGTGGAAAGGTGGGCATCGCCCTGAACTCTGACTGGGCAGAGCCTTTGGATCCCTCCAGACCTGAAGACGTAGCAGCTGCAGAACGCTACCTGCAGTTTATGCTAGGCTGGTTTGCCCACCCCATATTTGTAGATGGCGATTATCCTGCATTACTCAAAGCTCAGATTGAACAGAAGAGAAAAGCTTGCCTCCTCTCTGAACCTGCCAGACTCCCAGTCTTCACTGCAGATGAGAGTTGGAGGATCAATGGTACAGCCGACTTCTTTGGCTTGAACCATTATACCTCCCGTTTAGTCAACAACAGTGTTGGTGGCTGCACGTGTGGCCCAAATGGGGTTGGGGACTTTCAGGCCCATGTAGATCCCTCATGGTCCTCTACAGCATCTGACTGGATCTATTCTGCACCAATGGGCCTTAGAAGACTGTTAAACTTCATCTCAGCTGAGTACCTAAATGTCAGCAAGTTGCCTATCTACATTACTGGAAATGGAATGCCTACTGAGTACAGTGGGGACACACTCAGTGACACCAGTCGAATAAATTATATTCAGAGTTATGTCAATGAGACATTGAAAG cTATCCATATTGATAGGGTGAATGTACAGCGTTTTACCGTTCAGTCTCTCATGGATGGCTTTGAGGGACCACAAGGCTACAGTGGACGTTTTGGACTGCATCATGTCAACTTTGACCTGCCAGACAGACCCAGGACACCAAAGCAGTCTGCCTATTTTTACTCCAAACTTATTGAGGACAATGGCTTCGGTCCAGCAAGACAACGCTTTAAGACACATGCCTTGAAAAAATACGACAGCCATAAGTTACCTTCTCTGCCCGCATCTAAAGTCCCATCTGAAGCAAGCGTTGTATGGAGGAATTTCTCAAGCCAAACGATATTCCAGCGCAAACTCTACCACTATGGAACCTTCTCCAAAGGATTCCACTGGGGAGTAGGATCCTCTGCCTATCAGGTTGAAGGTGGCTGGAATGCTGATGGGAAGGGGCCCAGTGTTTGGGACACATTTTCCCAGAAACCAGGCAATATTCCGGATAATGCTAATGGAAATGTAGCCTGTGACAGCTATCACAGACTGGAAGAAGACCTTTACATGCTCAGAGCTCTTAAAGTGAAGTCCTACAGGTTCTCTCTATCCTGGTCCAGGATTTTTCCAAATGGACACCGTGCCTCCCTGAACCAGAAGGGTGTAGACTACTACAACAGAATCATCAATGGCCTTGTAGAACACAACATCACACCTATGGTAACAATCTTCCACTGGGACCTCCCCCAAGCTTTGCAGAACATAAATGGTTGGGACAATGCGAGTATGATTGAAACCTACAATGAATTCTGTGACTTCTGCTTTGCCACATTTGGAGACAGAGTTAAGTTCTGGATGACCTTCAACCAGCCTCATACAATTGCATGGTCAGGATACGGACTTGGGCAGGTCCCACCAAATGTTAAAAATCCAGGGGATGCACCATACAGAGTGGCTCACAACCTTCTTAAAGCACATGCTAAAGCCTATCACACCTATGATGACAAGTATCGAAAATCCCAGGGTGGTCTGGTATCTATAGCCCTCAATGCTGATTGGATTGAACCTAAAGATGTCTTGGTCCCACGGGAAGTAATGGCTGCAGATCGTGCTCTCCAGTTCCAACTTGGCTGGTTTGCACACCCTATTTTCAAAAACGGGGATTACCCTGACGCAATGAAATGGCAAGTTGGAAACAAGAGTGAAATTCAAGGTCTTTCAGTGTCCAGGCTTCCTTCGTTTACTGAGGAAGACAAGGCTTACATCAGGGGAACTGCGGATGTCTTCAGTATAAACCACCACACTACCAAGATAGTGCGCCATGTCACACCTAAGCTCAGTCCTCCGTCCTATGAATTTGATCGAGATATAGTTGAGGAagaggacagtgattccccaaGCACTGCGATCAGTAAACAGAGAGCTGTTGCATGGGGACTCAGAAGACTCCTTATTTGGATCAAGGAGGAGTATGGAGACCCAGAGATTTACATTACAGACAATGGAGTAGCTACTGACACCAAGTCCACCATTGATGATACAGGCAGGGTATTCTACTACAAAACATACATTGATGAGGTTCTGAAAG CACATAATTTGGACGGTGTGAAGGTCAGAGGATACATAACATCTCTAATGGATTCCTTCGAGTGGCTCAATGGGTACAAAGTAGGATTTGGAATCCATCACGTGGACTTCATGAAACCAAACCGACCAAGGACACCAAAACTCTCAGCTCATTACTACTTTCAAATCATAAAGGACAACGGCTTCCCACTACCAGATGATGAGAAAACCCTTTATGGTCATTTCCCCAAAGATTTCATCTGGAGTACAGCAACAGCATCATACCAG ATTGAGGGAGGTTGGAGAGCTGACGGGAAAGGCCTCAGCATATGGGACAAGTTCGCCCACACCCCGCTCCGAGTGTTCAACGACGACACGGGGGACATAGCTTGTGACAGCTACAACAAGGTAGAGGAAGATGTGGCTATGCTGAGGGAACTGAAGGTGACCCACTACCGTTTCTCCATCTCCTGGACCAGAGTGCTCCCCGACGGcaccaacaaacacatcaaCGAGGCCGGGCTCAACTATTACAACAGACTAGTGGATGCATTGCTAGCTGCTAACATTCAACCACAT ATAACCTTGTACCACTGGGATCTACCACAAGCTCTCCAGGACGATGGGGGCTGGGAGAATCCAACCATCATCGACCGATTCAGGGACTATGCAGACATCATGTTCAGCCGCCTTGGCCCCAAAGTCAAATTTTGGATCACCATCAATGAGCCCTACAATATAGCAATGGTGGGACATGGGTATGGAGCAGCTGCACCAG GGATCAGCTTCCGACCGGGCACCTTGCCCTACCTGGTGGGTCACAACCTGATCAAGGCCCACGCTGAGGCCTGGCACCTCTACAACGACAAGTATCGTGCCCAGCAGGGAGGCCTCATCTCCATAACCATCAACTCTGACTGGTCCGAACCTAGAAACCCATACAAGCAGGAGGACATCGATGCTGCCAGACGGGTGGTGCAG TTCTACATCGGCTGGTTCGCCCATCCTATATTCAATGGTGACTACAGCGATGTGATGAAAACGATTATCCGTGACAGAAGCTTAGCCGCTGGCCTTTCCAAGTCTAG ATTACCAGAGTTCACTCCTGAGGAGATCAAGAGGACGAAGGGAACCCATGACTACTTTGGTTTTAACCATTACACAACTGTCCTGGCGTTTCCCGTTGACTATGGCGGCCTGCAGCACTACGATGCAGACAG TCATCTGAGACGAGTCTCTCCATCAATAATTGACTCATCCATGAAATCTCGGACCAAAATGGCCGTTAGGTGA
- the LOC115533056 gene encoding lactase-phlorizin hydrolase isoform X1, whose amino-acid sequence MRYMLWVVSMYLWLLSLFLNGYQTHVLEQNVLEDVRVLAGPLINQQSRKDGVNSAFDCTTASPPDGSRGYFEYLQGKGVTHFKVPLSWAQLLPTGLPSQPQPAVVRCYKALLNQLVEVGLQPLVILHGSTVPEELRRRYGGWESPELGQMFQQYAEFAFLEFGDLVQSWVTLNRLDELKSAELQNALHAHASAYNRYYELFPGKVRRLSVGFGTSAAYIISEFSMPTGTDFLSLHFEYDCTSQTNLYKELSTIQHSIGRTPLLINNMTVLECSSDKLQPLGRLLKVLKQNDLIIMGFDMEEMVRILETDDIQKSRVLYHPGIAISYQNVWDKFDDQITSNRDLLWNETFPDGFQWATSSDSFKVEGGWSEEGKGETIWDRFGHENKVFENQTADLACDSYHKIDYDLYLLRGLHVNTYQFSISWARLFPHGHQGSHSEKGALYYDKLINALIESGIRPVVTLHPGDLPQALQDLGGWTNPSIVEAFREYADFCFSRFGDRVKVWNTFSSPWVVSHAGYGTGEHPPGIKDYVVASYQATHNMLKSHAEAWHVYNDKHRKAQGGKVGIALNSDWAEPLDPSRPEDVAAAERYLQFMLGWFAHPIFVDGDYPALLKAQIEQKRKACLLSEPARLPVFTADESWRINGTADFFGLNHYTSRLVNNSVGGCTCGPNGVGDFQAHVDPSWSSTASDWIYSAPMGLRRLLNFISAEYLNVSKLPIYITGNGMPTEYSGDTLSDTSRINYIQSYVNETLKAIHIDRVNVQRFTVQSLMDGFEGPQGYSGRFGLHHVNFDLPDRPRTPKQSAYFYSKLIEDNGFGPARQRFKTHALKKYDSHKLPSLPASKVPSEASVVWRNFSSQTIFQRKLYHYGTFSKGFHWGVGSSAYQVEGGWNADGKGPSVWDTFSQKPGNIPDNANGNVACDSYHRLEEDLYMLRALKVKSYRFSLSWSRIFPNGHRASLNQKGVDYYNRIINGLVEHNITPMVTIFHWDLPQALQNINGWDNASMIETYNEFCDFCFATFGDRVKFWMTFNQPHTIAWSGYGLGQVPPNVKNPGDAPYRVAHNLLKAHAKAYHTYDDKYRKSQGGLVSIALNADWIEPKDVLVPREVMAADRALQFQLGWFAHPIFKNGDYPDAMKWQVGNKSEIQGLSVSRLPSFTEEDKAYIRGTADVFSINHHTTKIVRHVTPKLSPPSYEFDRDIVEEEDSDSPSTAISKQRAVAWGLRRLLIWIKEEYGDPEIYITDNGVATDTKSTIDDTGRVFYYKTYIDEVLKAHNLDGVKVRGYITSLMDSFEWLNGYKVGFGIHHVDFMKPNRPRTPKLSAHYYFQIIKDNGFPLPDDEKTLYGHFPKDFIWSTATASYQIEGGWRADGKGLSIWDKFAHTPLRVFNDDTGDIACDSYNKVEEDVAMLRELKVTHYRFSISWTRVLPDGTNKHINEAGLNYYNRLVDALLAANIQPHITLYHWDLPQALQDDGGWENPTIIDRFRDYADIMFSRLGPKVKFWITINEPYNIAMVGHGYGAAAPGISFRPGTLPYLVGHNLIKAHAEAWHLYNDKYRAQQGGLISITINSDWSEPRNPYKQEDIDAARRVVQFYIGWFAHPIFNGDYSDVMKTIIRDRSLAAGLSKSRLPEFTPEEIKRTKGTHDYFGFNHYTTVLAFPVDYGGLQHYDADRGAGTIADRAWLDSGSSWLKVSPFGFRRILNFIMEEYGNPPIIVTENGMSERGEVDLNDAHRSYYYEKYINQLLKARLLDGIDIRGYTAWSLMDNLEWATGFSERFGLFYVNHSDPNLSRVAKSSVAYYSTIISCNGFPDPASGPHECLKPGPEATVPPPLDYSVSFLGMELSPGDAETGLYATFSLLIFAMLGAVSVSFWLVRSRKQLDDPSLSL is encoded by the exons ATGAGGTACATGCTCTGGGTTGTTTCCATGTACCTGTGGCTTCTGTCACTGTTTCTCAATGGCTACCAGACACATGTGCTAGAGCAAAATGTGCTGGAGGATGTCAGGGTACTGGCTGGTCCTTTAATAAACCAGCAATCAAGAAAAGATGGGGTAAACAGTGCCTTCGACTGCACTACAGCATCTCCACCAGACGGATCCAGAGGCTACTTTGAGTACCTCCAAGGTAAGGGGGTAACCCACTTCAAGGTGCCCCTGTCCTGGGCTCAGCTCCTGCCCACAGGACTTCCAAGCCAGCCCCAGCCAGCTGTAGTGAGATGCTACAAGGCCTTGTTGAACCAGCTGGTGGAGGTAGGTCTCCAACCTCTGGTTATCCTTCATGGTTCTACTGTACCAGAAGAGCTGAGAAGGAGGTACGGGGGCTGGGAGAGCCCTGAGCTGGGGCAGATGTTTCAACAATATGCAGAGTTTGCCTTCCTGGAGTTTGGCGATCTAGTGCAGTCCTGGGTGACACTGAATCGCCTGGATGAGCTGAAGAGTGCCGAACTCCAGAATGCACTCCATGCTCACGCCAGTGCCTACAACCGTTACTATGAATTGTTTCCTGGGAAAG TGAGACGTTTATCAGTTGGATTTGGAACGAGTGCTGCATACATAATCTCTGAATTCAGTATGCCTACAGGG ACAGATTTCTTGTCACTACACTTTGAATATGACTGTACCTCTCAAACAAACCTTTACAAGGAGTTGAGCACAATACAG CATTCCATTGGGAGGACACCTTTACTGATAAACAACATGACTGTTCTGGAATGTTCTTCAGATAAACTACAGCCCCTTGGCCGCCTATTAAAAG TTCTGAAACAAAATGACCTGATTATCATGGGATTTGACATGGAGGAGATGGTCAGAATACTTGAAACGGATGACATACAGAAAAG TAGAGTGCTATACCACCCAGGAATAGCAATCAGTTATCAGAATGTGTGGGATAAGTTTGATGACCAGATCACATCAAACCGAGATCTTCTCTGGAATGAAACTTTCCCTGATGGCTTTCAATGGGCCACGTCCAGCGATTCCTTCAAGGTAGAAGGGGGCTGGTCAGAAGAAGGGAAAGGAGAGACCATTTGGGATCGCTTCGGACATGAAAACAAAGTGTTTGAAAATCAGACGGCAGATCTGGCTTGTGACAGCTACCATAAGATTGACTATGATCTCTACCTCCTTCGCGGTTTACATGTCAACACCTACCAGTTTTCCATCTCCTGGGCCCGTCTGTTCCCTCATGGCCACCAGGGGAGCCATTCTGAGAAAGGAGCTCTTTACTACGACAAGCTGATCAATGCTCTGATTGAGTCTGGCATACGGCCTGTTGTCACCCTACACCCCGGGGACCTGCCACAGGCCCTCCAGGACTTGGGTGGATGGACCAACCCTTCCATCGTGGAAGCCTTCAGGGAATATGCAGACTTCTGCTTCTCCAGGTTTGGAGACAGAGTGAAGGTCTGGAACACGTTCAGTAGCCCCTGGGTGGTGAGCCATGCTGGGTATGGAACCGGTGAGCATCCCCCTGGGATTAAGGACTATGTGGTTGCCTCCTACCAG gCCACCCACAACATGCTGAAGTCTCATGCTGAGGCTTGGCATGTCTACAACGATAAACACAGGAAGGCACAGGGTGGAAAGGTGGGCATCGCCCTGAACTCTGACTGGGCAGAGCCTTTGGATCCCTCCAGACCTGAAGACGTAGCAGCTGCAGAACGCTACCTGCAGTTTATGCTAGGCTGGTTTGCCCACCCCATATTTGTAGATGGCGATTATCCTGCATTACTCAAAGCTCAGATTGAACAGAAGAGAAAAGCTTGCCTCCTCTCTGAACCTGCCAGACTCCCAGTCTTCACTGCAGATGAGAGTTGGAGGATCAATGGTACAGCCGACTTCTTTGGCTTGAACCATTATACCTCCCGTTTAGTCAACAACAGTGTTGGTGGCTGCACGTGTGGCCCAAATGGGGTTGGGGACTTTCAGGCCCATGTAGATCCCTCATGGTCCTCTACAGCATCTGACTGGATCTATTCTGCACCAATGGGCCTTAGAAGACTGTTAAACTTCATCTCAGCTGAGTACCTAAATGTCAGCAAGTTGCCTATCTACATTACTGGAAATGGAATGCCTACTGAGTACAGTGGGGACACACTCAGTGACACCAGTCGAATAAATTATATTCAGAGTTATGTCAATGAGACATTGAAAG cTATCCATATTGATAGGGTGAATGTACAGCGTTTTACCGTTCAGTCTCTCATGGATGGCTTTGAGGGACCACAAGGCTACAGTGGACGTTTTGGACTGCATCATGTCAACTTTGACCTGCCAGACAGACCCAGGACACCAAAGCAGTCTGCCTATTTTTACTCCAAACTTATTGAGGACAATGGCTTCGGTCCAGCAAGACAACGCTTTAAGACACATGCCTTGAAAAAATACGACAGCCATAAGTTACCTTCTCTGCCCGCATCTAAAGTCCCATCTGAAGCAAGCGTTGTATGGAGGAATTTCTCAAGCCAAACGATATTCCAGCGCAAACTCTACCACTATGGAACCTTCTCCAAAGGATTCCACTGGGGAGTAGGATCCTCTGCCTATCAGGTTGAAGGTGGCTGGAATGCTGATGGGAAGGGGCCCAGTGTTTGGGACACATTTTCCCAGAAACCAGGCAATATTCCGGATAATGCTAATGGAAATGTAGCCTGTGACAGCTATCACAGACTGGAAGAAGACCTTTACATGCTCAGAGCTCTTAAAGTGAAGTCCTACAGGTTCTCTCTATCCTGGTCCAGGATTTTTCCAAATGGACACCGTGCCTCCCTGAACCAGAAGGGTGTAGACTACTACAACAGAATCATCAATGGCCTTGTAGAACACAACATCACACCTATGGTAACAATCTTCCACTGGGACCTCCCCCAAGCTTTGCAGAACATAAATGGTTGGGACAATGCGAGTATGATTGAAACCTACAATGAATTCTGTGACTTCTGCTTTGCCACATTTGGAGACAGAGTTAAGTTCTGGATGACCTTCAACCAGCCTCATACAATTGCATGGTCAGGATACGGACTTGGGCAGGTCCCACCAAATGTTAAAAATCCAGGGGATGCACCATACAGAGTGGCTCACAACCTTCTTAAAGCACATGCTAAAGCCTATCACACCTATGATGACAAGTATCGAAAATCCCAGGGTGGTCTGGTATCTATAGCCCTCAATGCTGATTGGATTGAACCTAAAGATGTCTTGGTCCCACGGGAAGTAATGGCTGCAGATCGTGCTCTCCAGTTCCAACTTGGCTGGTTTGCACACCCTATTTTCAAAAACGGGGATTACCCTGACGCAATGAAATGGCAAGTTGGAAACAAGAGTGAAATTCAAGGTCTTTCAGTGTCCAGGCTTCCTTCGTTTACTGAGGAAGACAAGGCTTACATCAGGGGAACTGCGGATGTCTTCAGTATAAACCACCACACTACCAAGATAGTGCGCCATGTCACACCTAAGCTCAGTCCTCCGTCCTATGAATTTGATCGAGATATAGTTGAGGAagaggacagtgattccccaaGCACTGCGATCAGTAAACAGAGAGCTGTTGCATGGGGACTCAGAAGACTCCTTATTTGGATCAAGGAGGAGTATGGAGACCCAGAGATTTACATTACAGACAATGGAGTAGCTACTGACACCAAGTCCACCATTGATGATACAGGCAGGGTATTCTACTACAAAACATACATTGATGAGGTTCTGAAAG CACATAATTTGGACGGTGTGAAGGTCAGAGGATACATAACATCTCTAATGGATTCCTTCGAGTGGCTCAATGGGTACAAAGTAGGATTTGGAATCCATCACGTGGACTTCATGAAACCAAACCGACCAAGGACACCAAAACTCTCAGCTCATTACTACTTTCAAATCATAAAGGACAACGGCTTCCCACTACCAGATGATGAGAAAACCCTTTATGGTCATTTCCCCAAAGATTTCATCTGGAGTACAGCAACAGCATCATACCAG ATTGAGGGAGGTTGGAGAGCTGACGGGAAAGGCCTCAGCATATGGGACAAGTTCGCCCACACCCCGCTCCGAGTGTTCAACGACGACACGGGGGACATAGCTTGTGACAGCTACAACAAGGTAGAGGAAGATGTGGCTATGCTGAGGGAACTGAAGGTGACCCACTACCGTTTCTCCATCTCCTGGACCAGAGTGCTCCCCGACGGcaccaacaaacacatcaaCGAGGCCGGGCTCAACTATTACAACAGACTAGTGGATGCATTGCTAGCTGCTAACATTCAACCACAT ATAACCTTGTACCACTGGGATCTACCACAAGCTCTCCAGGACGATGGGGGCTGGGAGAATCCAACCATCATCGACCGATTCAGGGACTATGCAGACATCATGTTCAGCCGCCTTGGCCCCAAAGTCAAATTTTGGATCACCATCAATGAGCCCTACAATATAGCAATGGTGGGACATGGGTATGGAGCAGCTGCACCAG GGATCAGCTTCCGACCGGGCACCTTGCCCTACCTGGTGGGTCACAACCTGATCAAGGCCCACGCTGAGGCCTGGCACCTCTACAACGACAAGTATCGTGCCCAGCAGGGAGGCCTCATCTCCATAACCATCAACTCTGACTGGTCCGAACCTAGAAACCCATACAAGCAGGAGGACATCGATGCTGCCAGACGGGTGGTGCAG TTCTACATCGGCTGGTTCGCCCATCCTATATTCAATGGTGACTACAGCGATGTGATGAAAACGATTATCCGTGACAGAAGCTTAGCCGCTGGCCTTTCCAAGTCTAG ATTACCAGAGTTCACTCCTGAGGAGATCAAGAGGACGAAGGGAACCCATGACTACTTTGGTTTTAACCATTACACAACTGTCCTGGCGTTTCCCGTTGACTATGGCGGCCTGCAGCACTACGATGCAGACAG GGGGGCTGGGACCATTGCTGACCGAGCCTGGCTGGACTCAGGCTCATCGTGGCTGAAGGTATCCCCGTTTGGATTCCGGAGGATCCTTAACTTCATTATGGAAGAGTATGGTAATCCACCCATCATAGTCACAGAGAATGGCATGTCAGAAAGAGGAGAGGTTGATCTGAACGACGCCCACAGGAGCTACTACTATGAGAAGTACATCAACCAGCTTCTGAAAG CTCGCCTGCTTGATGGCATCGATATCCGGGGCTACACAGCATGGTCACTGATGGACAATCTAGAGTGGGCAACAGGGTTCTCGGAAAGATTTGGCCTGTTCTATGTCAACCACTCTGACCCCAACCTCTCTCGTGTGGCTAAAAGCTCTGTTGCCTACTACTCCACCATCATCTCCTGTAATGGCTTCCCTGACCCCGCTTCTGGGCCCCATGAATGTTTAAAACCAGGACCCGAAG CAACCGTACCTCCTCCGCTGGACTACTCGGTCAGCTTCTTGGGCATGGAGCTCTCCCCCGGCGATGCCGAGACTGGACTATACGCTACATTCAGTCTGCTCATCTTCGCCATGCTAggggctgtctctgtctccttctggCTTGTGAGGTCCAGAAAACAGTTAGATGATCCTTCATTAAGCCTTTAA